The following proteins are encoded in a genomic region of Drosophila bipectinata strain 14024-0381.07 chromosome XL, DbipHiC1v2, whole genome shotgun sequence:
- the LOC138926561 gene encoding uncharacterized protein codes for MAHDLSSDSCIIAIRNFMSRRGPVIRIKSDNGKNFVGADRETKRFSEVFEPVRIHGELSTKGVEWIFNCPANPAEGGTWERMVQCVKKVLAHTMKELAPKEHELVNLLIEAESIVNFRPLTHLPVTVDQEAPLTPNDLLKGAPDVPMTDRSP; via the coding sequence ATGGCTCACGATTTGTCCTCCGATTCCTGCATAATCGCCATAAGGAACTTCATGAGCCGACGTGGACCCGTTATCAGGATTAAGAGCGACAATGGGAAGAACTTCGTTGGAGCCGACCGCGAGACCAAGAGGTTCAGCGAAGTGTTCGAGCCTGTACGGATCCACGGCGAGCTGTCGACTAAAGGAGTCGAATGGATTTTCAATTGCCCGGCGAACCCAGCTGAGGGTGGCACCTGGGAAAGGATGGTGCAGTGTGTGAAGAAGGTGCTGGCGCACACGATGAAGGAACTCGCGCCCAAGGAGCACGAACTGGTTAACCTGCTGATTGAGGCGGAAAGTATAGTGAACTTTCGTCCGCTCACACATCTTCCAGTGACGGTGGACCAGGAGGCTCCACTGACACCCAACGATTTGCTGAAGGGAGCTCCCGATGTCCCGATGACGGACAGGAGCCCGTGA